From a single Capsicum annuum cultivar UCD-10X-F1 chromosome 12, UCD10Xv1.1, whole genome shotgun sequence genomic region:
- the LOC107851512 gene encoding cytochrome P450 71D7, with protein sequence MQNFEESPNTLLNSPKMQFFSLASIFLFLTFLYLLRKWKSQTKKFPPGPWKLPFIGNMHHMAGGVPHRILGDLAKKYGPIMHLQFGEVSAIVVSSSELAKQVLKTHDLAFASRPKIIAADIICYDRCDIAFSPYGEYWRQMRKICVLEVLSAKNVRAFSSIRHDEVFRLIDSIRSSSSSGELVNFTEKVTWFTSSIICRSAFGQVLKEQDKFVKLMSRVVTLAGGFDMTDIFPSFKLLHFLSPAKQTLLDLHRKVDSTVEDVINEHKKNLSTQKNDDALEGEDLIDVLLRLKKDGALQFPITNNNIKTVIIDMFTAGTETSAATIVWAMVQMMKNPSIFIKAQQEVREAFRDKVTFNTNDVEELKYLKLVIKETLRLHPPLPLLVPRECREETDLNGYIIPEKTKVMVNVWAIGRDPKYWDDAESFKPERFEQSSIDFLGNNFEYLPFGSGRRICPGISFGLANIYLPLAQLLYHFNWKLPTGMKPQDLDMNELVGIGSVRKNDLYLVAAPYQS encoded by the exons ATGCAGAACTTTGAAGAATCACCAAACACATTACTTAACTCTCCCAAAATGCAATTCTTCAGCTTGGCTTCCATCTTCCTTTTTCTAACCTTCCTCTATTTGTTAAGGAAATGGAAGAGCCAAACCAAAAAATTTCCTCCAGGTCCATGGAAACTTCCTTTTATAGGAAACATGCATCACATGGCTGGTGGAGTTCCACACCGCATTCTTGgagatttagccaaaaaatatgGACCGATCATGCATCTTCAGTTTGGTGAAGTTTCTGCAATTGTTGTTTCTTCTTCTGAATTGGCTAAACAAGTACTGAAAACTCATGACCTCGCTTTTGCATCTAGGCCTAAAATCATAGCCGCGGACATTATCTGCTATGATAGGTGTGATATTGCCTTTAGCCCCTATG GTGAATACTGGAGACAAATGCGTAAAATTTGTGTCTTAGAAGTGTTGAGTGCAAAGAATGTTCGAGCATTTAGCTCGATCAGACATGATGAAGTTTTTCGTCTCATTGACTCTATCCGATCATCTTCATCTTCTGGTGAGCTGGTTAATTTTACTGAAAAGGTCACTTGGTTCACAAGTTCCATCATATGTAGATCAGCATTTGGGCAAGTACTGAAGGAACAAGACAAATTTGTTAAACTAATGAGCAGAGTGGTAACCTTAGCAGGAGGCTTTGATATGACTGACATCTTCCCTTCATTCAAGCTTCTTCATTTTCTCAGTCCAGCAAAACAAACACTTCTTGATCTCCACCGTAAGGTAGATTCAACTGTTGAGGATGTCATCAACGAGCATAAGAAGAATCTTTCAACTCAGAAGAATGATGATGCATTAGAAGGTGAAGACCTAATTGACGTCCTACTAAGACTTAAGAAGGATGGAGCTCTTCAATTTCCTATcaccaacaacaatatcaaaactGTTATTATT GACATGTTTACAGCTGGAACAGAAACTTCAGCAGCAACAATTGTATGGGCTATGGTTCAAATGATGAAAAATCCAAGTATATTCATCAAAGCTCAACAAGAAGTACGAGAAGCCTTTAGAGACAAAGTAACGTTCAATACTAATGATGTGGAGGAACTCAAGTACTTAAAGTTAGTGATTAAAGAAACTCTGAGACTTCATCCTCCACTTCCACTTTTGGTCCCAAGAGAATGTAGGGAAGAGACTGACTTAAACGGCTACATTATTCCTGAGAAGACCAAGGTCATGGTTAATGTTTGGGCAATTGGTAGAGATCCAAAATATTGGGATGACGCAGAAAGCTTTAAGCCGGAGAGATTTGAGCAGTCTTCTATTGACTTTCTTGGTAATAATTTTGAATATCTTCCCTTTGGGAGTGGAAGGAGGATTTGTCCTGGAATATCATTTGGCTTGGCTAATATTTATTTACCGTTGGCTCAATTGCTTTACCACTTCAATTGGAAACTCCCTACTGGAATGAAGCCACAAGACTTGGACATGAATGAATTGGTTGGGATAGGATCTGTCAGAAAAAATGATCTTTACTTGGTTGCCGCTCCTTATCAATCTTAA